CCAAACGCAGCGCCTCCAGCAGGGGAGCTTCCCAGCCCAGGCGGCGCACCTCAGAGTCACCAAGCTCCAGCATTTGCCGGGCGAGATCTTCGATCTGCTGGGCACGGCGCTTGACGGCGCTGCGGCTCGGAGCCGTTTCACGAAAACTTTCCATCAGAAGTCCTTTTGGCTGTCGAGCAGAAGGGTGACCGGGCCGTCGTTGACGAGATGTACCTGCATCTGTGCCTGAAAGACACCGGTGGCAACCTCCAGCCCCGTCCGGCGCAATCCCGCGACGAACTCTTCATAGAGGCGATTCGCCATATCGGGCGCGGCGGCGGGGGCAAAGCTCGGCCGCCGGCCCTTGCGGCAGTCGCCATACAGTGTGAATTGGGACACCACCAGCACAGCGCCGCCGACCTCGCTCACCGACAGATTCATTTTGCCCGCGGGATCCTCGAAAATACGCAACCCGGCGATTTTTTCGGCGAGAAAGGCGGCATCCGCACTGCTGTCGGCGCCACCGACCCCCAGCAGCACCAGCAACCCCGGGCCGATGGCGCCCACCACGCGGCCGGCAACCTCGACCCGTGCTTCGGTCACCCGCTGCAGCACCGCTCTCATTGCCGGCTGCCGAGATAGGCCGCCGCCTGCTCGGCGCACGCAACCTGAACATCCACGTAGGGTGCGACGGCCCGCGGTCCGACCAGTATCGTCTTCATGCCCAGCTCCTTGGCGGTTTTCAGGTTGGGCAGCGAGTCCTCGACCATGACGCAGCGCTCACCCTCGGTGTCGAGATGCCGCAGCACCGCCCGGTAGGGGTCGGCGTAAGGCTTGGGCAGATAGTTGGCGACCCGGACATCGAAGATGGCGCTGAACTCATCGCTGAGACCCAGGGCGGCCAGAACCCGTTCGGCATGGCCGCGAGAACCGTTAGTAAACACCACCTTGACCCCGTCGAGGGCGCGCAGAGCGGCGCGCAGACCCGGATCCGGCAATAGCCGGGTCTGCACGTCGACATCGTGCACATACTCCAGATAATCTTCGGGGTCGACCTGATAATGGCGCATCAATCCGCCCAGAGTCACCCCGTACTGCTTCCAGTATGCGCGCCGCAAGCCATCCACCTGCGCGAGGGGAATGCCCACCACCTCGCTCATGTAGCTGTTGATGCGCACATCGATCAGGGAAAACAGCTCCCGCTCGGGTGCGTACAGGGTGTTGTCGAGATCGAAGATGGTAACGTTCATGATGCTCCTCAGGGTGTTCGCAGGGCGCAGGGGCGAACCGGGCGCGGCTTCCTGCGCTCCTAAGTAGGATCGTAGATGCCTTCGAAGACCTGGACCGCGGGACCGGTCATGAACACCTGGCCGTCTTCGGTCCACTCCAGTTCAAGATCGCCGCCGAGCAGATGATTGACGATGCGCCGCTCGGTATGCCCGGTGAGAACGCCGGCTACGGCAACCGCCGAGGCGCCGGTGCCGCACGCCAGGGTTTCACCGGAACCGCGTTCCCAGGTGCGCTGCTTGACTTCGCCGCGAGACACCACCTCGACGAACTCGACATTGGTGCGGCGCGGGAACAGAGCATGGTTTTCAATGACCGGGCCGTACTTGGCGACGGGAAACTCATGGACGTTGTCGACGAAAATGACGCAGTGGGGGTTGCCCATGGACACGCAGGTGATGTGAAAGGTGCGGTCGAGCACCTTAAGCTCGGCGCCTACCACTTCCTCCTCGGCAGGTCCGGTCATGGGAATTTCGCCGCGCTTTAGGCGCGGGCGTCCCATATTGACGCGCACACGGCTCACCTTGTCCTGGTCATTGGGGAAAAGCTGCAAGGTCAAGATCCCCGCGCCGGTTTCGGCGGTGATTTCGGTTTTTTTCACCAGGCCATGATCGTAAGCATATTTGGCAACGCAGCGGATACCGTTGCCGCACATCTCCGACTCACTGCCGTCGGCGTTGAACATGCGCATGCGCACATCGGCTTTATCCGAGGGCAGAATCAGAATCAGGCCGTCGGCGCCGATGGCAAAGTTGCGGTTGCTCAGCTCAATGGCCAGGGCGACGGGATCGTCGACGGGGGTTTCAAAGCCGTTGACATAAACATAATCATTTCCGGCGCCATGCATCTTGGCGAATTTCAAAGCCATAAATCAAAGTCCTTTCACAGATGGCGTGAACAAGCCCGACGATCGGGGCAAAAAATCAGTATAACCAAGGCCGGCCGTTCGCGGCAAGCCTTTGATCCGCCAAAGACGCCGCGCCGCTCTTGTTTCGATGATTCGACCTGTGATAAAGGTAAATATTCAGCCGCGCCGCCCAATCACGCCGAACATTCACCTTTACCGATAAATTTTGCAATCATGCCGAAAATCCGTTACTACATCAGCGGCCATGGCCTCGGCCACGCCAGCCGCTCCTGTCAAATCATCAACACTCTGCGGCGACGCCATGGCGATATTGCCGTCGAGGTGGTGTCGGACGCCCACGAGTGGTTTTTCCGGAGCTTTCTCGACCCCTCGGTTTCCCTGCGCCGCGCACAGCTCGACATCGGCGTTTTGCAGCTTGACAGCCTACGCATGCAGGAAGCCCAAACCCTCACCGCCTATCGCGAGTTTCTCCCACAGCGGCAACTGCTGGCGGCCGCCGAAGCCGCCTCCCTGCGCGCTGAGCGCGTCTCCCTGGTGGCCGCTGACATCCCGCCCCTGGCGCTGGCCGCCGCGCGCCAGGCAGGGATTCCCGGCATCGGCATCGCCAACTTCACCTGGGAGTGGATTTACGCCGATCTCGTTGCGCGCTACGGCGGCTTTGACGATGTCCTCACCTCGGTGCGCGAAGATTACCGCCAGGCATCAGGCTATCTGCGCCTGCCTTTTCACGGCCCCTTTCCCGAGGAGGTGCCCAGCGAGGAGCTTCCCCTGGTCGCGCGCAGCGCGCGTCTGTCCCGCGCGCAAGTACGCGAGCATCTGGCCCTGGCCCCTGACCAGCGCTTGGCGTTGATCTCCTTTGGCGGCTTTGGCCTGGCGGATTTTGATTTTTCCGCCCTGGCGCGCCTGCGCGACTGGGTTTTCGTCAGTGAGGCCGGTCTCTCCACGGAGGCCCCCAACATCCTGACCCTGCCCCCGGACACTCTGGCCTATCCCGACCTGGTGGGGGCGGCTGACGTGGTCGTGACCAAACCCGGCTACGGTATCGTTTCCGAGGCTATCGTCAACGGCACCGCGGTACTCTATACTTCGCGCGGCGCATTCTGCGAACAGGCTCTGTTGGTCGCCGGCCTAGAACGTTACGCTCGAGCGCGGGGCATCAGCAACGAAAAACTTTTGCGCGGCGATTGGGGCGAAGATCTCGAAGCACTGCTGCGCCAACCCTTGCCGACGGCAACCCTGGCCTGCAACGGCGATCAGATCGCCGCCGACCGACTGGCCACCCTGGCCCGCGAGCCGGGCACATTCGCATGACAGGATTTTTCGTGAGCAGCGACAAGCGCATGATTGAAATTTTTCCCGAAGAGCAGCACATCCCCACATTCTGTCGTCCCCCCGCCGCCGAAGATCAGCGCGAATATTTGGTAGACGGTTTATTCCGTGTATGGGATGGGCCTTTGCAGGAGATTTACTCGCCTTTGCCCTTACGCCGTGGAAGGGAACTTCTCCCCCGCCTGCTCGGTCGCGCCCCCCAGCTTGACCGGGTCTCCGCACTCGCCGCCCTGGATGCCGCGGGGACCGCCTTTGACGAGGGGCGCGGCCGTTGGCCGACCTGCGGCAGCGCAGAGCGCCTACGCGCTCTGCGCGATCTGCGTGCGGGACTGGTCGCGCGGCGTGACGAAATCCTTACCCTGCTTATGTGGGAGGTCGGAAAAAGCCTCGCCGAGGCCGCAGGCGAATTCGACCGCACCCTGAGCTATTTCGACGAAACCTGTGCCGACCTGCAACGCCGCGCCCGCGACTCCGCCACCCTGGTGGCGCGCGAAGGTATCGCCGCGCGCTTCGGCCGCGCCCCGCTGGGAGTGACCCTGTGCCTGGGCCCGTTCAACTATCCACTCAACGAGACCTTCGCCACACTGCTACCGGCCCTGGCCATGGGCAACACGGTGGTGCTCAAGCCGCCCAAGATCGGAGTGCTGCTGTTTCGCCCCCTGCTTGGGCTGTTTCGTGAAATTTTTCCTCCCGGGGTCGTCAATGTCATCTACGGTGAGGGCGATGAGCTTCTGCCCTCCCTGCTCGAAACAGGCCGGGTCGACGTCCTCGCCTTTATCGGCTCGGGCAGCGTTGCGCAGAAACTGGTGCGCGCCCATCCCCGCCCCCTGCGCCTGACCGCTGTGCTGGGCATGGGCGCCAAGAACGCCGCCGTGGTCTTGCCCGGCGCCGATCTCGATCGCGCCGTGCGCGAATGTTTGCTGGGCAGCCTCGCCTTCAACGGGCAGCGCTGCACGGCCCTTAAAATTCTCTTCGTGCATCGCTCCCTGGCCGAGACCTTCATTGGGAAATTCCTGGAAGCCATGGCACGCATTCGTCAGGGTATGCCCTGGGAAAAAGGCCTCTGGATCACGCCCCTTGCCGAACCCGAGCGCCCCGCCTATCTGCATGAGTTGCTCACCGATGCCACCGCCCAGGGCGCACGCATCTGCAATTCCGACGGCGGCGTCACGACCGGAAGCTTTTTCGCCCCGGCGCTGATCTATCCTGTGACCCCCGCCATGCGCCTCTTTCATGAGGAGCAGTTCGGGCCCCTGGTGCCGGTAGTTCCCGTTGATGATTTTGCCCCGGTCGACACCTTTCTGCAGGATTCCGACTATGCCCAGCAGATCAGCCTGTTCAGCAACGACCCCGCGGAACTGGCCCCCCTCATCGACGCCCTGACCAATCGAGTGGCCCGCGTCAACCTCAACTGCAAATGTCAGCGCGGCCCCGACAGCTTTCCTTTCACTGGCTGCAAGGATTCCGCCGTGGGCACCCTGGCGGTCAGCGAAGCCCTGGATGTTTTCTCCCGCCCGACCCTGGTCGCCCAACGCGACGGCCGCGACGACCGGCAACTGCTCGACACCCTGGCTAAGGACGGACGCTCGAGGTTTCTCGCGCAGGAGGAGAGATAGCAACCAACCAAGGACGCCGATAAAAAAAAGGCCGGTTCGGAAAACCCGAACCGGCCTTTTTTATGGGCTTATTGCCTTACCCGGCCCCGTAGGAGTGTAGTCCCGAAAGCACCAGGTTGACGCCGAGATAGCAGAAGATGGTGGCGCCAAAACCGATGATGGACAGCCAGGCCGCCTTGCGTCCCACCCAGCCGCGCGTAAAACGCGCATGGAGAAAAGCCGCGTAGATGAACCAAATGATGAGACTCCAGGTTTCTTTGGGATCCCAGCTCCAGTAGGTGCCCCAGGCGTAGTTGGCCCAGGCGGCGCCGGTGACGATTCCCAGAGTGAGCATGGGCCAGCCGATCATGATGGCCTTATAGTTGATGTCATCGAGCACTTTGGTGCTGGGGAACATGGCGAGCAGACCGCCTGCGGGTGTGTTGCCTCCACCGCTCTTTTCCTCGCGACCAACCTTGATCAGGTACATGACAGAGGCGCCGAAAGCCACGGCGAACCCAGCGTAGCCGATGAAACAGGTGATGACGTGATAGGTCAGCCAGTTACTCTGCAGAGCCGGGACCAGGGGCTGAATCGCCTTGCTGTGATCAGGCATCATCTGTCCCCAGGCCATGAAAAACACCGCCACCGGCAGGACAAAAGCGCCCACAGCGCGAGCTTTGTATTTAAGGTCCATGAGCAGATACACGATGAGAATCGACCAGGCGAAAAAAACAAAGGATTCGTAGAGGTTGGTCATGGGCGCATGGCCCATGCCCATCTGCGCCGATTCATTCCAGCGCACACCAATGGCGGCCGTGTTGAGCACCCAGCCGAGCCAGGCAATGAGCGTACCGACGAGGCCCACGGTATGGTTTTTGGTTGCGATGTAGGCGATGAACAGAACCATCGCCACGAAATAGGCGAGTGTCGTGTAGTTGAAAAGTTGATCGCTGAACATGTGATCGATCATGGTGTTTTTCCTCCGCAGCGGTTAAATGACCGTCAGGAATTAAGTTTTTCCTTGAAGTTTTTTTTGAATTCGTCGAAAGCCAGCTCAAATCCGGTCTGGTTGCGATGGGCGACGCCGCCGAACTTGACACCCGTCTTACCGCCTTCCAGAGGTACCAGGGTAACCCAGATACGGCGATGCGACAGGAAGAAGGCGATGACCGATCCTGCCATCAGCAGGATGCAGCCGATCCACACGACCCACACGCCGGGATCCTTGGCGACCTGAAAGCCGGTGTACTGGCGCTGCGTATAGTCGACCAGGGAAAAGATGAAATCATCACCGCGCTGGGCATCGAACTGCGGGAAGGCCTGAAGAACGGTGAAGGCACGCAGGGGTTGCCCTTCGGGCATGACCTCAACACGGGCCGCGGGACCGAAATTCTGAAAATTCTCGGAAAAATTGGCCACGCGGAACGGCGGCCCACCGGGCAGGCGCGCAGGCTGGCCCTGGCGCAGGTTGTAGGTCTGCTTTTCTCCGGTGGCACGCTCGGTAACCTCGAGCACAAAGGTTGGGTCGCCGGCGGGCCCATAGCTCGATTGATAGAAAACAACTCCCTTGTAGGTCAGGGGATCGTTGACGATGACCGAGCGGTCCTTTTTCACTTCCACGCCGTTATCAACAATGGTGACGATGCTCTCATAGAGCTTGGGGCGTCGGCTGCCCTCGTAGAAATCCACCGAAAACTTGTCGACGCGCACTGTAAAGCCGAGATCGAGGGGCGTGGGCTCGGTTCCGCCGCGTTTCCACACGCGATTGGTCTCGGTGCCTTCAACGATATTGACATAAGCCTTGTAGCCGAACACGCTGCCGATGATGGCGCCGATAAAAATAATGATGATCGAGGCGTGGGTGATATACACCCCGAAGCGCGCCCAGGCCATTTTTTCGGCATAGAAATGCACCCTGCCGTCATCCCCCTCGGTAACACGTGCCGGGGCGAAATTGGCCTTGAAAAACTCACCGATTTTGGCTTTGAGCGCATCGGGGCTCTGCTTGCTGACAACCTCTTCCACGTTGGAGAGGGTGCGGTAATGATTATCGTCGGGCACCAATAGCGGGTTGCGCACGAGCTTCCATACCCGCGGCAGGCGCTTGATGGAGCAAGCGGTCAGGTTGAGGGTAAAAAGGGCGAGCAATCCCAGAAACCACCAGGACTGGTACATGTTGAAAAAGCCCAGGGTTTCAAATATGCGGTAGGTGGATTCGCCATAGACGCGAATATACTCCTCGGCAGAGCGATTCTGCTGGATCACCGTGCCAATGACCGAGGTCGCCGCAAGCAGGATCAGGGTGATGATCGTCAACTTGAGTGAGCAGCAAAAATCCCAAAGGGCGTCTAAAAAGGAGCTCTTTTTTGTGTTCAAGGTTCTCTTCTCCGGGAAAAATCAATTGATGAGCGGATGCAGTCACGCGCCCGAGATACCGCCTGAGACATCTCGGTACCGAGCATTTCAAGCTGCAACCCTTGCTAAAAACCATCAGGGGGAAAAAGCCGGTCGACTCAATTCAGAAGCACGACGGTGCGCAACGAAACCAGGCGCGTGTCGGGCAGGAGGGACAGGGAAGCCTTTACGCTGTCGGCGCAAGCGACATGGTAGGCATAACGAGGAAGCGGCAGCGCCGCCGGCGCCCCACTGTTCTTGCCGTCAGAAAAGGTATTGGCCAACTGCGCGAGCGCCGGAGCGCCCTTGGCCGCCCTCTGGGACGGCCCCCCGCAGGCGGGACAGAAAGGGGAAGCCTGGTATTCACTGATAAACTGCTGGGTGCCCGGGCTCAACAGGCGCAAGCCCGCGTTGGCGCACACCGAGGGCTCCTCTGGAAAACGCCCCCAGACCAGCAGCACCAAAAAACAGGTGAAATAAAGACTCAACGCCCAGGGCGCGCGCTTGTTCACGTAGACAACCTCGTCGAAAGAAAATCCATCGGCGTTTCAACACAAGAAGGAACTATAAACCAAATCCGCAAAAATCGCCACCCGCTAATTGGCGGGCGCGCCCCGAACAAATCTACAAAATAAGAACCGCAGGGCGAATCATAACCTAAACGGAGAGAGTTTGTCCCTCCTTTTCGGCGCGACCCATTGTATACATCACGCTTGTCTTCATGAAAGCCTGTCGGTATGATGACGTTTTGTGCAAACCATTTTCAGGCCCTCTTCAACAGAAGCAACATTCATGCCGAAGGCAAATCGACTTCGGCGAAAAACGCAAGGAGGATCATCTCGTGGCTGCAACTCAGGTTTTCCGCCATGCTCTCGGCAATCTCAATCGCATCTGGCGCGGCATCGCCGCGCCCTTTGCCGAGGATGACAAGCAACCGGCCTTTTCTCCCGAATTGTCCGAAGAGGATGCCCGCCACCTGCGCAACCTGATCAAGCAGTGCCTTGAAGGGCGCGGCGGCGAAGTGTCGGCGCGTGGCCACGCGGCCCGCCTCGGTCGTCTTTATCTCGGCCTCGACGACCGCGGAAGACAACGCTTTTTGCAAATTCTCGCCCAGGACTTCCCTGCGGATCATACGCGGTTGTGCGATGCGGCCGCGAAACTTTGCGCAGCCCAAAAGGAAAGCGACTACCTCGCCGCCGAAGAACATCTGCGCAGCCTCTTGACTTCGCCGCGCCTGCGCCTGCTCAAACACTTCAATGCCCTGCCCCAGGGGATCAAGTTTCTCATCGATCTGCGCGCCGATCTGCTCAGATGGACCCCTGAGGATCCTTGGCTCAAGAGCCTGGATCGCGAACTGTGTCAATTGCTCGCCACCTGGTTCGACATCGGTTTTCTCGAACTGCGCCGCATCACTTGGGATTCACCCGCCGCCCTGCTGGAAAAACTCATCGCCTACGAAGCGGTGCATGAAATTCATTCCTGGGAAGATCTGCGCAACCGTCTTGAGTCGGATCGCCGCTGCTATGCTTTTTTTCATCCGGCCATGCCCGAGGAGCCGCTGATTTTCATCGAGGTGGCCCTGGTGGAAGGTTTGGCCGGAAGCATTCAGGAACTGCTCGATCCACAGGCACCCGTGGCCGATCCCGAGGAGGCGGACACCGCCATTTTTTATTCCATTTCCAATGCGCAAAAGGGTCTGCGCGGCATCAGCTTCGGCGATTTTCTCATCAAGCAGGTAGTCGACGATCTCAGACATGATCTGCCCGGCCTTAAATCCTTCGCCACCCTCTCGCCCATCCCCGGCCTGCGCCCCTGGCTGGAGAAGGCGCTGAGCACCGCCGAAACCGACACGACGCTGAGTCGTTTGCAGCAGGCCCTTGATCGAGCGGCGGAAATTCTCGGGACACCCTCCAGCCTGGCGGCCGTCATCGACACCTCCGACTGGTGGGCGA
This region of Geoalkalibacter ferrihydriticus DSM 17813 genomic DNA includes:
- the dtd gene encoding D-aminoacyl-tRNA deacylase; translated protein: MRAVLQRVTEARVEVAGRVVGAIGPGLLVLLGVGGADSSADAAFLAEKIAGLRIFEDPAGKMNLSVSEVGGAVLVVSQFTLYGDCRKGRRPSFAPAAAPDMANRLYEEFVAGLRRTGLEVATGVFQAQMQVHLVNDGPVTLLLDSQKDF
- a CDS encoding pyrimidine 5'-nucleotidase is translated as MNVTIFDLDNTLYAPERELFSLIDVRINSYMSEVVGIPLAQVDGLRRAYWKQYGVTLGGLMRHYQVDPEDYLEYVHDVDVQTRLLPDPGLRAALRALDGVKVVFTNGSRGHAERVLAALGLSDEFSAIFDVRVANYLPKPYADPYRAVLRHLDTEGERCVMVEDSLPNLKTAKELGMKTILVGPRAVAPYVDVQVACAEQAAAYLGSRQ
- the dapF gene encoding diaminopimelate epimerase, producing MKFAKMHGAGNDYVYVNGFETPVDDPVALAIELSNRNFAIGADGLILILPSDKADVRMRMFNADGSESEMCGNGIRCVAKYAYDHGLVKKTEITAETGAGILTLQLFPNDQDKVSRVRVNMGRPRLKRGEIPMTGPAEEEVVGAELKVLDRTFHITCVSMGNPHCVIFVDNVHEFPVAKYGPVIENHALFPRRTNVEFVEVVSRGEVKQRTWERGSGETLACGTGASAVAVAGVLTGHTERRIVNHLLGGDLELEWTEDGQVFMTGPAVQVFEGIYDPT
- a CDS encoding aldehyde dehydrogenase family protein; its protein translation is MIEIFPEEQHIPTFCRPPAAEDQREYLVDGLFRVWDGPLQEIYSPLPLRRGRELLPRLLGRAPQLDRVSALAALDAAGTAFDEGRGRWPTCGSAERLRALRDLRAGLVARRDEILTLLMWEVGKSLAEAAGEFDRTLSYFDETCADLQRRARDSATLVAREGIAARFGRAPLGVTLCLGPFNYPLNETFATLLPALAMGNTVVLKPPKIGVLLFRPLLGLFREIFPPGVVNVIYGEGDELLPSLLETGRVDVLAFIGSGSVAQKLVRAHPRPLRLTAVLGMGAKNAAVVLPGADLDRAVRECLLGSLAFNGQRCTALKILFVHRSLAETFIGKFLEAMARIRQGMPWEKGLWITPLAEPERPAYLHELLTDATAQGARICNSDGGVTTGSFFAPALIYPVTPAMRLFHEEQFGPLVPVVPVDDFAPVDTFLQDSDYAQQISLFSNDPAELAPLIDALTNRVARVNLNCKCQRGPDSFPFTGCKDSAVGTLAVSEALDVFSRPTLVAQRDGRDDRQLLDTLAKDGRSRFLAQEER
- the ccsB gene encoding c-type cytochrome biogenesis protein CcsB, coding for MFSDQLFNYTTLAYFVAMVLFIAYIATKNHTVGLVGTLIAWLGWVLNTAAIGVRWNESAQMGMGHAPMTNLYESFVFFAWSILIVYLLMDLKYKARAVGAFVLPVAVFFMAWGQMMPDHSKAIQPLVPALQSNWLTYHVITCFIGYAGFAVAFGASVMYLIKVGREEKSGGGNTPAGGLLAMFPSTKVLDDINYKAIMIGWPMLTLGIVTGAAWANYAWGTYWSWDPKETWSLIIWFIYAAFLHARFTRGWVGRKAAWLSIIGFGATIFCYLGVNLVLSGLHSYGAG
- a CDS encoding cytochrome c biogenesis protein ResB; protein product: MNTKKSSFLDALWDFCCSLKLTIITLILLAATSVIGTVIQQNRSAEEYIRVYGESTYRIFETLGFFNMYQSWWFLGLLALFTLNLTACSIKRLPRVWKLVRNPLLVPDDNHYRTLSNVEEVVSKQSPDALKAKIGEFFKANFAPARVTEGDDGRVHFYAEKMAWARFGVYITHASIIIIFIGAIIGSVFGYKAYVNIVEGTETNRVWKRGGTEPTPLDLGFTVRVDKFSVDFYEGSRRPKLYESIVTIVDNGVEVKKDRSVIVNDPLTYKGVVFYQSSYGPAGDPTFVLEVTERATGEKQTYNLRQGQPARLPGGPPFRVANFSENFQNFGPAARVEVMPEGQPLRAFTVLQAFPQFDAQRGDDFIFSLVDYTQRQYTGFQVAKDPGVWVVWIGCILLMAGSVIAFFLSHRRIWVTLVPLEGGKTGVKFGGVAHRNQTGFELAFDEFKKNFKEKLNS
- a CDS encoding malonyl-CoA decarboxylase yields the protein MAATQVFRHALGNLNRIWRGIAAPFAEDDKQPAFSPELSEEDARHLRNLIKQCLEGRGGEVSARGHAARLGRLYLGLDDRGRQRFLQILAQDFPADHTRLCDAAAKLCAAQKESDYLAAEEHLRSLLTSPRLRLLKHFNALPQGIKFLIDLRADLLRWTPEDPWLKSLDRELCQLLATWFDIGFLELRRITWDSPAALLEKLIAYEAVHEIHSWEDLRNRLESDRRCYAFFHPAMPEEPLIFIEVALVEGLAGSIQELLDPQAPVADPEEADTAIFYSISNAQKGLRGISFGDFLIKQVVDDLRHDLPGLKSFATLSPIPGLRPWLEKALSTAETDTTLSRLQQALDRAAEILGTPSSLAAVIDTSDWWANEEVVNLLREPLEVQCLRYFHESRADGFPLDPVERFHLGNGARIEMLNWLGDISPKGMKQSCGLMVNYLYRLEDIEKNHEAFAGERRIVTSKKLKSRLEPLEGDKGGGLRRLWKGRA